A window of Sphingomonas astaxanthinifaciens DSM 22298 genomic DNA:
CGCACGCGCCGGCCGCGCGTCAAGGACAATGACGACGGGGTCGCGCCCGCCGCCTGACCGGGCAGGCGTGGCGGCACCGCCACGCCGTTGATCGAACCGTGGTCGTTCAGTTGACGTCCATGTGACAGTGTCACATGCTGTCTTCCTCGCTTGGGGAAGGAGCATGGTGATGCGCGTGGTCGTGGGTCTTCTAGCCGCCGTCGCGGCCGTTCCGGCGGTCGCCCAGAGCATTCCCGCCCCCGAGGCGAGCGCCCAGGGCAATGTCGCGGTCACCATCTACAATAACAATCTCGCGCTGGTGCAGGACCGGCGCGAGTTGACCCTGCCTGCCGGCCGGTCACGCCAGGAGTTTCCCGACGTGTCCGCGCAGATCCGCGCCGAGACCGTCACGCTTGCCGGCAGCGACATCGGCATCGTCGAGCAGAACTTCGACTATGATCTCCTCAGTCCCAGCGCGCTGATGCAGAAGGCGGTGGGCGAGACCATCACCATCGTCCGGATCAACCCCGCCACCGGCGCCGAGACCCGTGAGCGCGCCCGGGTCCTCGCGGCCAATGGCGGCGTCGTGCTCCAGATCGGCGACCGGATCGAGGTGCTGCGCGACGACGGCCTCCCCGTTCGGGTGATCTTCGACAAGGTCCCCGAGGGCCTCCGTCCGCGCCCGACCCTGTCGGTGACGCTCACCGCGCCCCGCGGTGGCCGCCAGCCGGTGACGCTCACCTACCTCACCCCCGGGCTCGGCTGGGACGCCGATTATGTCGCGCTGTTCGACGAGGCCGCCGGGCGGATGAATGTCCAGGGCTGGATCACGCTCAACAACCAGAGCGGCACCGCCTATCGCAATGCCGAGGTCGTGCTGGTCGCCGGCGCGGTCGGCGGCGAGGCGCAGCGCTACGACGGCCGTTTCCGACCGTCTCCGCCGCCGCCGCTCCGCAATGCCGGGACCGAGACCGCCAATCGCGAGCGGATCGGCGACTATTATCTCTATCCGCTGCCCGAGCGGACCACGATCGCCCAGGCCCAGCAGAAGCAGGTCAGCTTCCTCGACGTGTCCGGCGCCCCGGCCCAGCGCGCCTACGAATATCGCAACGGCTGGCTCGGCTCGTCCGACCAGCCGGTCAGCGCCAACACCGTGCTGCGCTTCTCGACCGGCCGGACGCAGGGCCTTGGCGACGCCCTCCCGGCGGGCACGGTCCGGGTCTATCAGCGCGACAGTCGCGGAACCCCGCAATTCGTCGGCGAATCGCGGATCGGCCACACCCCGATGGGCAGCGAGCTCGGGCTGACCACCGGCCAGGCCTTCGACATCAAGGTCCAGCCGACGGTCGAGCAGCGCACCCGCCTCGATTCGGACGGCAGTCGCTGGCGGACCGCAATGCGGTACAAGCTCACCAATGCCTCGCCGAGGCCGGTGACCGTGGTCCTCTTCCAGGATGGCCTGTGGGGCGACACGCGAATCGTCAGCGAAAGCCAGAAGAGCGAACGCAACTCCGCCGACGCGGCAATCTGGCGCGTGGCCGTCCCCGCCAATGGCGAGGCCAGCGTCACCGCCGTCTTCGACACCCGCTACTGAGGCCCCGGGCGATGCGCGCCCTCGCGCTTCTCCTGCTGGTGCTCCCGGGACCGGTCATGGCGCAGGTCGCGGTGACCTCGCCCCGGCCCGAGCGGGTCGCGGTCACCGTCTACCGCGACCTCAACCGCGGCAATCGCGCGCTCGAGCGCAACTGGCTGAACGGCTATGCCCTGATCAGCGAGGCCCGCACCATCGCCATTCCCGCCGGCGAATCGGAGCTTCGTTTCGAGGGCGTTGCCAGCGGGATCATCCCGCAGAGCGCGATCGTCGCCGGCGTCCCCGAGGGGCTCCTCGAGCGCAACCGCGATGCCCTGTTGCTCTCGGCCGGAAGCCTGATCGACCGCTCGCTCGGCCAGCGGGTCAGCCTGCGCCGGACCGACAGGGCGACCGGCAAGGTGGTGACCGAGGACGCCATCGTCCGCACCGGAAGCCAAAGCGGCGTCGTGCTCCAGACCGCGGCGGGCATCGAGGCCCTGCGCTGCAGCGGCCTCGCCGAAACCCTTGCCTACGACCGTGTCCCGCCCGGCCTCAGCGCCAGGCCGACGCTCTCGGTCCGGGTCCGCGCGCGCCAGGCGCTGCAGGCGACCGTCACCCTCTCCTATCTCGCCACCGGCTTCGACTGGCAGGCGGATTATGTCGCGACCCTGTCGCCCGACGAGCGCCGCCTCGAGCTCAGGGCCTGGCTGACGCTCGCCAGCACCGACGACACGAGCTTCGTCGATGCGACGACCCAGGCGGTCGCGGGCCGGGTCAATCGCGAGGATGCCGAGGTGCCCGACGCCGAGGCGC
This region includes:
- a CDS encoding DUF4139 domain-containing protein translates to MRVVVGLLAAVAAVPAVAQSIPAPEASAQGNVAVTIYNNNLALVQDRRELTLPAGRSRQEFPDVSAQIRAETVTLAGSDIGIVEQNFDYDLLSPSALMQKAVGETITIVRINPATGAETRERARVLAANGGVVLQIGDRIEVLRDDGLPVRVIFDKVPEGLRPRPTLSVTLTAPRGGRQPVTLTYLTPGLGWDADYVALFDEAAGRMNVQGWITLNNQSGTAYRNAEVVLVAGAVGGEAQRYDGRFRPSPPPPLRNAGTETANRERIGDYYLYPLPERTTIAQAQQKQVSFLDVSGAPAQRAYEYRNGWLGSSDQPVSANTVLRFSTGRTQGLGDALPAGTVRVYQRDSRGTPQFVGESRIGHTPMGSELGLTTGQAFDIKVQPTVEQRTRLDSDGSRWRTAMRYKLTNASPRPVTVVLFQDGLWGDTRIVSESQKSERNSADAAIWRVAVPANGEASVTAVFDTRY
- a CDS encoding DUF4139 domain-containing protein, whose amino-acid sequence is MRALALLLLVLPGPVMAQVAVTSPRPERVAVTVYRDLNRGNRALERNWLNGYALISEARTIAIPAGESELRFEGVASGIIPQSAIVAGVPEGLLERNRDALLLSAGSLIDRSLGQRVSLRRTDRATGKVVTEDAIVRTGSQSGVVLQTAAGIEALRCSGLAETLAYDRVPPGLSARPTLSVRVRARQALQATVTLSYLATGFDWQADYVATLSPDERRLELRAWLTLASTDDTSFVDATTQAVAGRVNREDAEVPDAEAPPIRLQCWPQGTTSEIETEQPGFPPPPPPPPPMAAAPAMESAQDIVVTGMRVMKANREQLGDLQLYRIPEQVTVAANAQKQVGLIDQPTVRVTPVYTFLLTADAPDEVNATLVLRTQNRAAEGLGLPLPAGRVVVMREGGPRPLLIGEGSLDDKTIGEKVEVALDDVPGVRARLVRTAPERFRLDLSNDRSVPVAVEVKLLLADGKRISADGKLVRRDGDTLWIVTVPANGRAQLAYRLKD